A stretch of the Haloplanus aerogenes genome encodes the following:
- a CDS encoding DUF7386 family protein: MGRDYIRLRSNREREKLLAEAKEVLDEDQDSKAIDAALRHLVESHGNLEEMKRDLTPDQAEALSTSELSLTMYPQVRR; the protein is encoded by the coding sequence ATGGGTCGAGATTACATCCGACTCCGGTCGAACCGTGAACGCGAGAAGTTGCTGGCTGAAGCGAAGGAAGTCCTCGACGAGGACCAAGACAGCAAGGCCATCGACGCCGCGCTCCGGCACCTCGTGGAGTCGCACGGGAATCTGGAGGAGATGAAGCGGGACTTGACGCCGGATCAGGCCGAGGCGCTGAGTACGAGCGAGTTGAGTTTGACTATGTATCCGCAGGTCCGGCGATAA
- a CDS encoding type II toxin-antitoxin system antitoxin SocA domain-containing protein, producing the protein MPKIDEINEETDLAFLLFHYADEVEGITRLQKLLFLLQEETEFTDLYANVEIEFKPYKYGPFSEQIYDELELLINMGAIEEVEADNADRVRTSTDSRSHANKRFLVTERGETIAEDVNRALDSEVQEEFEQVVDEYLDMELEDLLRYIYSQYPDYTTESEIKEDIMNN; encoded by the coding sequence ATGCCAAAGATAGACGAAATCAACGAGGAAACAGATCTGGCTTTTCTCCTCTTCCACTATGCCGATGAGGTTGAGGGAATCACCCGTCTCCAGAAACTCCTGTTCCTGCTTCAGGAGGAAACAGAGTTCACGGATTTGTACGCGAATGTCGAAATCGAATTTAAACCATACAAATACGGCCCGTTCTCTGAGCAAATCTATGATGAGTTGGAACTGCTCATTAATATGGGGGCTATTGAAGAAGTAGAAGCAGATAATGCAGATCGAGTTCGCACGTCTACTGATAGCCGGAGCCATGCGAATAAGCGGTTCCTTGTGACAGAAAGAGGTGAAACGATTGCAGAGGACGTAAACCGAGCCTTAGACAGTGAAGTTCAGGAAGAGTTTGAGCAAGTGGTTGATGAATATCTTGACATGGAGCTTGAAGACCTGCTCAGGTATATCTACAGCCAATATCCGGACTACACTACCGAATCCGAGATTAAAGAAGATATTATGAATAATTAG
- a CDS encoding tyrosine-type recombinase/integrase, translating into MTLDGSSSSRNDLQPLMPQAAMEDWLDVQSDSSSPGTVGSYRRRVRQFVEWCAEEGIMNLNDLRGQDIKAYRDHRRPRLNDTSLKNELRTVRQFLQFAVAMEAVEPALPEAISQVIPSLTKGEESSDTMIEREQVHAILDYLDDYHYASRDHALFILLWDTGARISGVRALDVDDFDPAERTVTFRNRPESDTRLKNGASSERMNVLSERTVDVLSDYIRNKRSAKTDDYGREPLFTTRFGRASKQWVRRTTYRLTQPCFYSGCPHDEDPETCQYREHSHLSKCPSSLSPHPIRTGRITDLRNRGVRISHVAGRVDAIPETIRVYYDKPDLGQNLDRRSGAISDTGL; encoded by the coding sequence GTGACGCTGGACGGGTCGAGTTCCTCGCGGAACGACCTCCAGCCGCTCATGCCGCAGGCAGCGATGGAGGACTGGTTGGACGTGCAATCCGACAGTTCCTCCCCGGGAACGGTGGGGTCGTACCGCCGTCGTGTCCGGCAGTTCGTCGAGTGGTGCGCCGAGGAGGGCATCATGAATCTGAACGACCTGCGGGGACAGGATATCAAGGCGTATCGGGACCACCGCCGGCCGCGGCTGAACGATACGTCGCTGAAGAACGAACTCCGGACGGTTCGGCAGTTCCTCCAGTTCGCGGTCGCTATGGAGGCGGTCGAACCGGCGCTCCCGGAGGCGATCTCGCAGGTCATTCCCTCGCTGACGAAGGGCGAGGAGTCGAGCGATACGATGATCGAACGGGAGCAGGTCCACGCGATTCTGGATTATCTCGACGATTACCACTACGCGAGTAGGGACCACGCGCTGTTCATCCTCTTGTGGGATACGGGCGCGCGGATCAGCGGGGTTCGCGCCCTCGACGTGGACGACTTCGACCCGGCGGAGCGGACGGTGACGTTCCGGAATCGACCGGAGTCGGATACGCGTCTGAAGAACGGCGCGTCGAGCGAGCGGATGAACGTCCTCAGCGAGCGGACGGTCGACGTGCTGAGTGATTACATCCGGAATAAGCGGAGTGCTAAGACGGACGATTACGGTCGTGAACCGCTGTTTACGACGAGATTCGGCCGCGCGTCGAAGCAGTGGGTTCGGAGGACGACGTATCGGCTGACTCAGCCGTGTTTCTATTCGGGGTGTCCACACGACGAGGACCCTGAGACGTGCCAGTACCGGGAGCACAGTCATCTGAGTAAGTGTCCGTCGAGTCTGAGTCCGCACCCGATTCGGACGGGTCGGATTACGGACCTCCGGAATCGGGGAGTTCGTATCTCCCACGTCGCGGGACGGGTCGACGCCATCCCGGAGACGATTCGGGTGTACTACGATAAGCCGGACCTTGGACAGAATCTCGACCGACGGAGCGGTGCGATTTCTGACACGGGACTATGA